Proteins from one Pseudomonas bijieensis genomic window:
- the nhaR gene encoding transcriptional activator NhaR → MLNYRQLHYFWVVAKTGSIVRACEQLNLTPQTISGQISLFEQTYNIKLFRRVGRQLELTEAGRQTLPYAEHMFQLGGELELMLRAQPNEQQTLFRVGVADVVPKSIVYRLLAPTMELSEPLRITCREDKLERLLADLAIQRLDLVISDSPMPTHLDIKGYSQKLGECGISFFATAALAERYGQDFPHGLHDAPLLIPGPETVVRSRLQRWFAEQQIQPRIVGEFDDSALMQAFGQSGSGIFIGPSVIAEEVKRQYGVEVIGQTDAVSESFYAISVERKVSHPGIVAIAEGARRELFSA, encoded by the coding sequence ATGCTCAATTACCGACAATTGCATTACTTCTGGGTGGTGGCGAAAACCGGCAGCATCGTGCGAGCGTGCGAGCAGTTGAACCTGACCCCACAGACCATCAGCGGGCAGATTTCCCTGTTCGAGCAGACCTATAACATCAAGCTGTTTCGTCGGGTCGGGCGGCAGTTGGAACTGACCGAGGCCGGCCGCCAGACATTGCCCTACGCCGAACACATGTTCCAGTTGGGCGGCGAATTGGAGCTGATGCTGCGGGCCCAGCCCAACGAACAGCAAACCCTGTTTCGGGTCGGGGTGGCGGATGTGGTGCCCAAATCCATCGTCTATCGATTGTTGGCACCGACCATGGAGTTGAGCGAGCCGCTACGCATCACCTGTCGCGAGGACAAACTCGAACGGTTGCTGGCGGACCTGGCGATCCAGCGTCTGGACCTGGTGATTTCCGACAGCCCGATGCCGACCCACCTGGACATCAAGGGCTACAGCCAGAAGCTGGGGGAATGCGGGATCAGCTTTTTCGCCACCGCCGCGCTGGCCGAACGCTACGGGCAGGATTTCCCCCATGGCCTGCATGACGCTCCGCTGCTGATTCCCGGGCCGGAAACCGTGGTGCGCAGCCGCTTGCAACGCTGGTTCGCCGAACAGCAGATCCAGCCGCGCATCGTCGGCGAGTTCGACGACAGCGCATTGATGCAGGCCTTCGGTCAATCCGGCAGCGGGATTTTCATCGGTCCAAGCGTGATCGCCGAAGAGGTGAAGCGCCAGTACGGCGTAGAAGTGATCGGCCAGACCGATGCGGTGAGCGAATCCTTCTACGCCATTTCCGTGGAACGCAAGGTCAGCCACCCGGGCATTGTCGCGATTGCCGAGGGCGCCCGACGCGAGTTGTTCAGCGCCTAG
- a CDS encoding shikimate 5-dehydrogenase → MQINPNKDTQLCMSLSGRPGNFGLRFHNHLYEQLGLNFYYKAFSSQDLPGAVGGIRALGIRGCGVSMPFKEACIALVDELDPSAAAIQSINTIVNTNGHLKAYNTDYIAIAQLLQSHAVPKDSTFALRGSGGMAKAVASALRDGGYKNGLIVARNETAGRALAESLGYEWQAELGSRQPQMLINVTPIGMTGGPEADQLAFEPGTIAAAETVFDVVAIPSETPLIVRARSEGKRVITGLEVIAIQALEQFVLYTGVRPNLEQFEKAVAFARSA, encoded by the coding sequence ATGCAGATCAATCCCAACAAAGACACCCAACTGTGCATGTCGCTCTCGGGGCGTCCCGGAAACTTCGGCCTGCGCTTTCATAATCATTTGTATGAACAATTGGGCCTTAACTTCTATTACAAGGCATTCAGCAGCCAGGACCTGCCTGGAGCGGTGGGCGGTATTCGCGCCCTGGGCATTCGCGGCTGCGGCGTGTCGATGCCGTTCAAGGAAGCCTGCATCGCCCTGGTGGACGAGCTGGATCCTTCCGCCGCCGCGATCCAATCCATCAACACCATCGTCAATACCAACGGCCATCTGAAGGCCTACAACACGGATTACATCGCCATCGCCCAGTTGCTGCAAAGCCACGCCGTGCCCAAGGACTCGACCTTTGCCCTGCGCGGCAGCGGCGGCATGGCCAAGGCTGTGGCCAGTGCCTTGCGTGATGGGGGTTACAAGAACGGGCTGATCGTTGCCCGCAATGAAACCGCCGGGCGAGCCCTGGCCGAGTCCCTGGGGTATGAATGGCAAGCTGAACTGGGGAGCCGACAGCCGCAGATGCTGATCAACGTCACGCCGATCGGCATGACCGGCGGCCCGGAGGCCGACCAATTGGCATTCGAGCCCGGGACCATCGCCGCGGCCGAGACCGTGTTCGATGTCGTGGCGATCCCGTCGGAAACGCCACTGATCGTGCGCGCCCGGTCCGAAGGCAAACGGGTCATCACCGGGCTGGAAGTCATTGCGATCCAGGCCCTGGAGCAGTTCGTGCTGTACACCGGCGTGCGACCCAACCTGGAGCAATTCGAAAAAGCTGTCGCCTTCGCCCGCTCGGCGTAG
- a CDS encoding YceH family protein, which yields MSIEEQQQAEEPRLNSTEIRILGALVEKQATNPETYPLTLNALVLACNQKTSREPVMNLNPGQVGQSLRALEGRGFTKLVMGSRADRWEHRVDKALELVPAQVVLMGLLFLRGPQTVNELLTRSARMHDFEDVEQVLHQLERLIARGLALLVPRQAGQREDRYVHAMGDPADIEAILAARQHPVERGAGGGVSLERIEELEARIAALEERLARLE from the coding sequence ATGAGCATCGAAGAACAACAGCAGGCTGAAGAACCACGGCTCAATAGCACGGAAATCCGCATCCTCGGCGCACTGGTCGAGAAGCAGGCCACCAACCCCGAGACCTACCCGCTGACCCTCAACGCCCTGGTACTGGCCTGCAACCAGAAAACCAGCCGCGAACCGGTGATGAACCTCAACCCGGGCCAGGTTGGCCAGAGCCTGCGGGCGCTGGAAGGTCGCGGCTTTACCAAACTGGTGATGGGCAGCCGCGCCGACCGTTGGGAACATCGGGTCGACAAAGCCCTGGAGCTGGTGCCGGCCCAGGTGGTCCTGATGGGGTTGCTGTTCCTGCGTGGCCCGCAAACGGTCAATGAGCTACTGACCCGCAGCGCACGGATGCACGACTTCGAAGATGTCGAACAAGTGCTGCATCAGCTTGAACGCCTGATCGCCCGTGGGTTGGCGCTGCTGGTGCCACGCCAGGCCGGCCAGCGCGAGGACCGCTATGTCCACGCCATGGGCGACCCGGCGGACATCGAAGCGATTCTCGCCGCTCGCCAGCACCCGGTGGAGCGCGGCGCCGGCGGCGGTGTCTCGCTGGAACGCATCGAAGAACTCGAAGCGCGGATCGCGGCACTGGAAGAACGCCTGGCGCGGCTGGAATAG
- the sstT gene encoding serine/threonine transporter SstT, translated as MTASSVTPLQRLKRTSLVTQIIIGLIAGIVLAWLAPDLAKATAFIGKVFVSALKAVAPILVFVLVMASIANHKHGQETHIRPILFLYLLGTFAAAVVAVVASTLFPSSLVLSTQDVAVTAPGGISEVLQSLLLSVVDNPVRALMDGNFIGILAWAIGMGIAIRHAGETTRTVLDDLSNGVTVIVRLVISFAPLGIFGLVASTLATSGFGALLGYLHLLTVLIGCMLFVALVINPLIVFWKLRRNPYPLVFTCLRESGITAFFTRSSAANIPVNLELSKRLGLHEDTYSVSIPLGATINMAGAAITITVLTLAAVHTLGIAVDVPTAVLLSVVAAICACGASGVAGGSLLLIPLACSLFGIPSEIAMQVVAVGFIIGVLQDSAETALNSSTDVLFTAAACLGEEEKLARTA; from the coding sequence ATGACAGCTTCGTCCGTTACCCCATTGCAACGCCTTAAACGCACCAGCCTGGTGACGCAAATCATCATCGGCCTGATCGCCGGTATTGTCCTGGCATGGCTGGCGCCCGACCTGGCGAAGGCCACCGCATTCATCGGCAAGGTCTTCGTGTCCGCGCTCAAGGCCGTGGCGCCGATCCTGGTATTCGTGCTGGTCATGGCCTCGATCGCCAACCACAAGCACGGCCAGGAAACCCATATCCGGCCGATCCTGTTCCTCTACCTGCTGGGCACTTTCGCCGCTGCGGTGGTCGCGGTGGTGGCCAGTACGCTGTTTCCCTCCAGTCTCGTGCTGTCGACCCAAGACGTCGCGGTCACGGCGCCCGGCGGCATCAGCGAGGTGCTGCAAAGCCTGCTGCTCAGCGTGGTGGATAACCCGGTCCGGGCGCTGATGGACGGTAACTTCATCGGCATCCTGGCCTGGGCCATCGGCATGGGTATCGCCATTCGTCATGCTGGCGAAACCACACGCACTGTGCTCGACGACCTGTCCAATGGCGTGACCGTGATCGTGCGCCTGGTGATCAGCTTCGCCCCGCTGGGGATCTTCGGCCTGGTGGCCTCGACCCTGGCCACTTCCGGCTTCGGCGCCCTGCTCGGCTACCTGCACCTGCTCACCGTGTTGATCGGCTGCATGCTGTTCGTGGCGTTGGTGATCAACCCACTCATCGTGTTCTGGAAACTGCGTCGCAACCCCTACCCGCTGGTATTCACCTGCCTGCGCGAGAGTGGCATCACGGCGTTTTTCACCCGCAGCTCGGCGGCGAATATTCCGGTGAACCTGGAACTGAGCAAACGCCTGGGCCTGCACGAAGACACCTATTCGGTATCGATCCCACTGGGCGCGACCATCAACATGGCGGGCGCTGCCATTACCATCACCGTACTGACCCTGGCGGCCGTGCATACCCTGGGTATCGCAGTGGATGTGCCAACGGCCGTGCTGCTGAGCGTTGTCGCGGCCATTTGCGCGTGCGGTGCATCCGGGGTGGCTGGCGGTTCGCTGTTGCTGATTCCCCTGGCGTGCAGCCTGTTCGGTATTCCCAGCGAAATCGCCATGCAAGTGGTCGCGGTGGGCTTCATCATTGGTGTCCTGCAGGACTCGGCGGAGACGGCGCTGAACTCGTCGACGGACGTGCTGTTCACGGCGGCGGCTTGCCTGGGTGAGGAAGAGAAGCTCGCGCGTACGGCGTAA
- a CDS encoding MFS transporter, with translation MLLPIFLLSAAGFTVLTTEFVIVGLLPSIARDLHVTIPQAGLLVTLFAFTVAAFGPFLTAWFARFERRKLFISVLVMFGLANMLAAFAPNIWVMAIARLIPALGLPVFWALASETAVDIVGPQLAGRAIARIGFGIVCATVFGIPVGTLISDAFGWRSAFAILAVIAFAKALLLFIYLPKTNLHQHQVSFRSQFKILRSPLMQGHVLLSILVFSGMFTAYTYLADILERLAGFDGTLVGWCLMGFGAVGLLGNSLGGRAVDRHPLIASMVFCLFLIGGMVALVPSIHSPLALAAAMGIWGVTQAALFLVSHVRLMKAAPQAPAFAASLNIAGANLGIGLGAMVGGRVIDTLGLGSVGFAAAGFIFVSILLALLLMTFKPRVTC, from the coding sequence ATGTTGTTACCCATTTTCCTGTTGTCAGCCGCCGGTTTTACCGTGCTGACCACGGAATTCGTCATCGTTGGCCTGTTGCCCTCTATCGCCCGTGACCTGCATGTCACTATTCCCCAGGCCGGGTTGCTGGTGACGTTGTTCGCGTTTACGGTGGCCGCGTTCGGGCCATTCCTGACCGCCTGGTTCGCCCGCTTCGAGCGGCGCAAGTTGTTTATCAGCGTGCTGGTCATGTTCGGTCTGGCCAACATGCTTGCCGCGTTCGCCCCCAACATCTGGGTGATGGCCATTGCCCGGTTGATTCCGGCCCTGGGCCTGCCGGTGTTCTGGGCGCTGGCCAGTGAAACGGCGGTGGACATTGTCGGACCCCAGCTAGCCGGGCGGGCCATCGCCCGGATCGGCTTCGGTATCGTCTGTGCCACGGTGTTTGGCATTCCCGTGGGTACGTTGATTTCCGATGCGTTTGGCTGGCGCAGCGCGTTCGCGATCCTGGCTGTCATTGCCTTTGCCAAGGCCTTGCTGCTGTTTATCTACTTGCCGAAAACCAACCTGCACCAACATCAGGTGAGTTTCCGTTCGCAATTCAAGATCCTGCGCAGCCCGTTGATGCAAGGGCATGTGCTGTTGTCGATCCTGGTGTTCAGCGGCATGTTCACCGCCTACACCTATCTGGCGGATATCCTCGAGCGCCTGGCCGGATTCGACGGCACTCTGGTGGGCTGGTGCCTGATGGGCTTCGGCGCCGTCGGGCTGCTGGGCAATTCCCTGGGCGGCCGTGCGGTGGACCGGCATCCGTTGATCGCATCGATGGTCTTCTGCCTGTTCCTGATCGGCGGCATGGTGGCGTTGGTGCCGAGCATTCATTCGCCTCTCGCGCTGGCGGCGGCGATGGGCATCTGGGGCGTGACCCAGGCGGCTTTGTTCCTGGTCAGCCACGTGCGACTGATGAAGGCGGCCCCACAGGCTCCGGCGTTCGCCGCATCGTTGAACATTGCCGGGGCCAACCTGGGGATTGGCCTGGGGGCGATGGTCGGTGGCCGGGTCATCGATACCCTGGGCCTGGGCAGTGTCGGGTTTGCGGCAGCCGGGTTCATCTTTGTATCGATCCTGCTGGCGTTGCTCCTGATGACCTTCAAGCCCCGGGTTACCTGCTAG
- a CDS encoding DUF1993 family protein gives MTISLYAASVPVFKQMLNALSDVLNKAEAHATAKNIDPNAFLQARLYPDMFPLVRQVQIAVDFAKGVSARLAEVEVPKYDDSETTFAELQALITKVLAFIEGIRPEQIDGKEGIEIVTRPGTPKEKRFSGQSYLLTYGLPQFFFHVTTTYALLRHNGVEVGKRDYMGAF, from the coding sequence ATGACTATTTCCCTGTACGCCGCTTCCGTCCCGGTTTTCAAGCAGATGCTCAACGCGTTGAGCGACGTTCTGAACAAGGCCGAAGCCCACGCCACCGCGAAGAACATCGACCCGAACGCCTTCCTGCAAGCCCGCCTGTACCCGGACATGTTCCCGCTGGTGCGTCAGGTGCAGATCGCGGTGGACTTCGCCAAAGGTGTGTCTGCACGCCTGGCTGAGGTCGAAGTGCCGAAGTATGACGACAGCGAGACCACCTTTGCCGAGCTGCAAGCCCTGATCACCAAGGTATTGGCCTTTATCGAGGGCATCCGCCCTGAGCAGATCGATGGCAAGGAAGGTATCGAAATCGTTACCCGTCCGGGCACGCCGAAGGAAAAACGCTTCAGCGGCCAGAGCTACCTGCTGACCTACGGCCTGCCGCAGTTCTTCTTCCACGTCACCACCACCTACGCATTGCTGCGCCACAATGGTGTGGAAGTGGGCAAGCGCGACTACATGGGCGCGTTCTAA